One genomic window of Bicyclus anynana chromosome 10, ilBicAnyn1.1, whole genome shotgun sequence includes the following:
- the LOC112050230 gene encoding uncharacterized protein LOC112050230 yields MYKHLYKKFKTSPGCEKMHEIWADVFSYDSDIVKSIKQDNVNSRLSPNNPTLCITMDTQAHSSQSLAELYRDNKPRNYKKNRADVKRKRLKNEGKEFLSKRGDIVKARAIGEPCDCTLKCSVKFPLAERMDLFNKFWELGDIEKQWQYVLKYTTKLKKKRTRPGILKLNRQFTYKYYFPCNSTQVNVCRTMFLNTYSISETLIKTAWDKFDGNTLVKKDMRGKHKNHKRTIDDEMIKSVCDHVDTFIPVDSQHNGPKILYLGSGLSVSRMFNLYKEWSGLSNYSNNAFTIRQYRDIVSNIYEIKRNEKK; encoded by the exons atgtataaacatttaT ataaaaaatttaaaacatcgcCTGGATGTGAAAAAATGCATGAAATTTGGGCTGATGTATTTTCATATGATAGCGATATTGTAAAATCAATAAAGCAGGACAATGTTAACAGTCGGTTATCACCAAACAATCCTACCTTATGTATTACAATGGATACACAAGCCCACTCCTCTCAGTCTCTTGCGGAATTATATAGGGATAACAAACctcgaaattataaaaaaaacagagcaGACGTTAAGAGGAAGCGACTCAAAAATGAAGGCAAAGAGTTTCTCTCAAAACGAGGAGACATTGTTAAAGCGAGAGCTATTGGTGAACCATGTGATTGTACACTTAAATGTTCTGTTAAGTTCCCTCTTGCAGAAAGAatggatttatttaataagttttgggAGTTAGGTGATATAGAGAAACAGTGGCAATATGTTTTAAAGTATACCACTAAACTGAAAAAGAAACGAACTCGTCCGGGAATCTTGAAGTTGAATCGTCAATTTACCTACAAGTATTATTTTCCATGTAACTCAACACAAGTGAACGTTTGCAGAACCATGTTTTTGAACACATATTCTATAAGTGAAACACTAATAAAGACAGCTTGGGATAAGTTTGACGGAAACACTTTAGTAAAAAAAGATATGAGAGGTAAACACAAAAATCATAAAAGGACTATTGACGATGAAATGATAAAGTCCGTTTGTGATCACGTTGACACCTTTATACCTGTAGACTCTCAACATAATGGACCCAAAATACTATATCTAGGTAGTGGTTTGAGTGTTTCTCGAATGTTCAACTTGTATAAGGAATGGTCTGGACTTAGTAATTATTCGAATAACGCATTTACCATTAGGCAATACCGAGATATTGTTAGTAATATATACGAGATAAagagaaacgaaaaaaaataa